From Flavobacterium arcticum, the proteins below share one genomic window:
- a CDS encoding IPT/TIG domain-containing protein, which translates to MKKFKLKAILGVLTVFAIALFASCSDDDAATGGQPVIESVSLAQNDSLVGQGYANNMYIVRGKGFTGTQKIYFNETDTYFNPTLVTDEVILVTIDRDTPYADTVDELKVVTDGGTAIYNFVVAPPAPEVLSFNPVNAAEGEEITIYGSYFLDPVVTVGEVEAQIVSSTLTEIVAIMPADSNLKYLTVTTISGDSQWGTAVGTAIYDDAFYAPWDIEEWNNHEYITDLAKAAQGTTFIKKEISGWDNIQGNWGWDDQISQYSGIHFSVRSDDAGKLVLIFNGNNWGDDNFSFETGTEWVDYTFTWEELGGMPEALQNISFQEFSGEAHNYYFDNIGFTVAE; encoded by the coding sequence ATGAAAAAATTTAAATTAAAAGCAATATTGGGTGTACTTACGGTATTCGCAATAGCATTATTTGCATCATGTAGTGATGATGATGCAGCAACGGGTGGACAACCTGTTATAGAGAGTGTTAGTCTTGCTCAAAACGATTCTCTTGTAGGGCAGGGGTATGCTAACAACATGTACATTGTTAGGGGTAAAGGTTTTACTGGAACTCAAAAAATATATTTTAATGAGACCGATACTTATTTTAACCCAACACTAGTTACAGATGAAGTGATTTTAGTAACTATTGATAGAGATACACCTTATGCAGATACTGTTGATGAACTAAAAGTAGTTACAGATGGAGGTACAGCGATATATAATTTTGTAGTAGCGCCACCAGCACCAGAGGTTTTAAGTTTTAACCCTGTAAATGCTGCCGAAGGTGAAGAAATTACGATTTACGGATCATACTTTTTAGATCCTGTAGTAACTGTTGGAGAAGTAGAGGCACAAATAGTTTCTAGTACCTTAACCGAAATTGTTGCTATAATGCCAGCAGATTCGAATTTAAAGTATTTAACAGTAACAACTATTTCTGGAGATTCACAATGGGGTACTGCTGTAGGAACAGCAATTTATGATGATGCTTTTTATGCACCATGGGATATAGAAGAATGGAATAACCATGAGTATATAACTGACTTGGCTAAAGCAGCTCAGGGAACAACATTTATCAAGAAAGAGATATCAGGCTGGGATAATATACAAGGAAATTGGGGTTGGGATGATCAGATTTCGCAATATTCAGGTATTCATTTCTCAGTTCGTTCTGATGATGCTGGTAAACTAGTACTTATTTTTAATGGTAACAACTGGGGAGATGATAACTTTTCTTTTGAAACAGGTACTGAGTGGGTAGACTACACTTTTACTTGGGAAGAACTAGGCGGTATGCCAGAAGCGTTGCAAAATATTTCATTCCAAGAATTTAGTGGCGAAGCCCATAACTACTATTTTGATAATATAGGGTTTACAGTAGCCGAATAA
- a CDS encoding SGNH/GDSL hydrolase family protein translates to MHYFKKITFLFLASAIAIACIEKDNSEKETYVVKGRIEKQDDKIILIGSASSVSFSFSGEQCILHLEAQDTFEHHNYISLVLDGKYIGRQRIENGAGTYPVTVKSNDNDSHTLTVYKATEAANGNIIFSGADAKLMATQVVTKKKIEFIGDSITCGMGNDTEEIPCDTAEWYDQHNAYFAYGPVASRKLDVDYMLSSVSGIGMYRNWNDEHKDEAIMPDVYENLYLNRENTKPYDFSFNPDVTCIALGTNDFSDGDGTKPRLPFNEDKYVNNYIVFVKMLYSHNPDTQIVLLDSPMVNGEKLDTFRKCLNRVKDAFKDDKEYKAIKIFHFNSVTPHGCGYHPDINDHAIMASQLVPYLKNTLNEE, encoded by the coding sequence ATGCATTATTTTAAAAAAATCACATTTCTTTTCTTAGCATCTGCTATAGCTATAGCTTGTATTGAAAAAGATAACTCAGAAAAAGAAACCTATGTTGTAAAAGGTCGAATAGAGAAACAAGACGATAAAATCATACTTATCGGTTCAGCCTCATCAGTATCATTTAGCTTTAGCGGAGAGCAATGTATCTTACACTTAGAGGCTCAAGATACTTTTGAACATCACAATTATATTTCATTGGTACTCGATGGCAAATATATTGGTAGACAGCGCATAGAAAACGGAGCAGGAACCTACCCCGTGACTGTAAAAAGTAACGACAACGACAGTCATACACTAACTGTTTATAAAGCTACAGAAGCAGCTAACGGCAATATTATTTTTTCGGGTGCTGATGCCAAACTTATGGCAACCCAAGTAGTCACTAAGAAAAAAATAGAGTTTATAGGCGACTCTATTACCTGTGGTATGGGGAACGATACTGAAGAGATTCCCTGCGATACAGCCGAATGGTATGATCAGCATAACGCTTACTTTGCCTATGGCCCTGTCGCGTCGCGAAAGCTCGATGTTGATTATATGCTGAGTTCTGTTTCGGGTATTGGTATGTACCGTAACTGGAACGATGAACATAAAGATGAGGCAATTATGCCCGATGTATATGAAAACCTATACTTAAACAGAGAAAACACAAAACCTTACGACTTTAGTTTTAACCCTGATGTTACTTGTATAGCGCTGGGTACAAACGATTTTTCTGATGGTGATGGCACAAAACCCCGTTTACCTTTTAATGAAGATAAGTATGTAAACAATTATATCGTATTTGTAAAAATGCTGTACAGCCATAATCCTGATACACAAATAGTATTACTGGACAGCCCAATGGTAAACGGCGAAAAACTGGACACTTTCCGTAAATGCCTTAACCGTGTAAAAGACGCTTTTAAAGATGATAAAGAGTACAAAGCGATTAAAATATTCCATTTTAATTCAGTTACTCCACATGGTTGTGGTTATCACCCAGATATCAATGATCATGCTATTATGGCATCGCAGCTTGTACCTTACCTAAAAAACACTTTGAATGAAGAATAA
- a CDS encoding glycoside hydrolase family 5 protein: MLQLFKITFAVLLLTAIGYAQPVKEHGQLGVKGTQLVDRNGEHVMLRGMSFGWHNFWPRFYNKQAVQWLKDDWNVNVVRAAMGVDADDKCYNSSPKDSKAKIKTVVDGAIESGIYVIIDFHSHNINLKEAKTFFDEMSKEYGDTPNVIYEVFNEPNDESWADVKAYSEEVIKVIRKNDPNNIILVGCPHWDQDINLPAEDPIIGFDNLMYTVHFYAATHGKYLRDRTDAALAKGLPVFISESAGMEATGDGPLDEAEWDNWVNWMEDRGLSWITWSVSDKDETCSVLKKSAKSIGNWKDKDIKESGLKTRAYLRKLNK; this comes from the coding sequence ATGTTACAACTTTTTAAAATAACCTTTGCTGTACTATTGCTTACAGCTATCGGGTATGCACAGCCTGTAAAAGAGCATGGGCAACTAGGTGTAAAAGGCACACAACTGGTAGATAGAAATGGAGAGCATGTAATGTTGCGTGGCATGAGTTTTGGATGGCATAATTTCTGGCCAAGATTTTATAACAAGCAAGCAGTACAATGGTTAAAAGATGATTGGAATGTAAATGTTGTGCGTGCTGCAATGGGTGTTGATGCAGATGATAAATGCTATAATAGTAGTCCTAAAGATAGTAAGGCTAAAATAAAAACTGTAGTTGATGGTGCTATTGAAAGTGGTATTTATGTGATTATCGATTTTCATAGCCATAATATAAACCTGAAAGAAGCTAAAACCTTTTTTGATGAAATGTCAAAAGAGTACGGCGATACACCCAATGTTATCTACGAAGTTTTTAATGAACCTAACGATGAAAGCTGGGCAGATGTAAAAGCCTATAGTGAAGAGGTAATAAAAGTAATTCGTAAAAACGACCCTAATAATATAATATTAGTAGGTTGCCCACATTGGGATCAGGATATTAACCTGCCTGCCGAAGACCCTATTATAGGTTTTGATAATTTAATGTACACCGTACACTTTTATGCAGCTACCCATGGTAAATACCTTCGCGACCGTACTGATGCCGCACTGGCAAAAGGATTACCTGTATTTATATCAGAAAGTGCAGGTATGGAAGCTACAGGCGACGGACCACTAGACGAAGCAGAATGGGACAACTGGGTAAACTGGATGGAAGATAGAGGACTGAGCTGGATAACATGGTCAGTATCTGATAAAGATGAGACGTGTAGCGTACTCAAAAAATCGGCTAAGTCTATTGGGAATTGGAAAGATAAAGATATTAAAGAGAGCGGCTTAAAAACCCGTGCTTACTTAAGAAAATTGAATAAATAG
- a CDS encoding glycoside hydrolase family 27 protein — protein MKKIISTLFCIIPIIAVLAQGNVYKQEPTKFEGLAMTPPMGWNSWNTFETHIDEKLVKETADIMVASGMKDAGYTYIVLDDGWMTRERDIDGNLVPDPEKFPNGMKALIDYVHSKGLKFGLYNCAGTKTCAGYPGTRGYEYQDARFYASLGIDFLKYDWCNTEGITAKEAYTTMSNALKKAGKPIVFSLCEWGDNDPWEWAEPVGNLWRISGDIYPCFDCEYKHPENWSSWGFMKIVEMRKGIRKYSGPDHWNDFDMLEVGNGMTAAEDRSHFTMWSLMASPLIAGNDFRSMSEETLSILTNKDMIAINQDKLGIQGFKYSAEDGIEVWVKPLSDGDWAVTFLNRSDAEKKINFDWAKHIIKDDLSGLTADFSNIAYTIKNIWKNKKASTTKKAFKDKIASHDVVALRLTKKK, from the coding sequence ATGAAAAAAATTATAAGTACTCTTTTTTGCATAATTCCTATAATTGCTGTTTTAGCACAGGGTAATGTTTATAAACAAGAACCAACAAAGTTTGAAGGGCTTGCCATGACACCACCTATGGGCTGGAATTCATGGAATACTTTTGAAACACATATAGATGAAAAATTGGTAAAAGAAACTGCTGATATAATGGTAGCCTCTGGTATGAAAGATGCAGGGTATACTTACATAGTATTAGATGATGGATGGATGACCCGCGAAAGAGATATTGATGGTAATTTAGTACCTGATCCTGAGAAATTCCCTAACGGAATGAAAGCGCTTATAGATTATGTACACTCAAAAGGGTTAAAGTTTGGCTTATACAACTGTGCAGGTACAAAAACCTGTGCCGGATATCCTGGTACTCGTGGATATGAATATCAAGATGCACGATTTTATGCTTCACTAGGTATAGATTTTCTTAAATATGACTGGTGTAATACTGAGGGTATAACAGCAAAAGAAGCATATACTACAATGAGTAATGCATTAAAAAAAGCAGGAAAGCCTATTGTTTTTAGTCTTTGTGAATGGGGAGATAACGACCCGTGGGAGTGGGCTGAGCCTGTAGGTAACCTTTGGAGGATATCTGGCGATATATACCCTTGTTTTGATTGTGAGTACAAGCATCCAGAAAATTGGTCGTCTTGGGGTTTTATGAAAATTGTAGAGATGCGAAAAGGCATCCGCAAGTATTCGGGACCCGACCATTGGAATGATTTTGATATGCTTGAAGTAGGTAATGGTATGACTGCTGCCGAAGATCGTTCGCACTTTACCATGTGGAGTCTTATGGCTTCTCCGCTTATTGCAGGAAATGATTTCAGAAGCATGAGCGAAGAAACATTGAGTATTCTTACCAATAAAGATATGATAGCCATTAATCAGGATAAACTAGGCATACAAGGTTTTAAATACTCTGCTGAAGATGGTATCGAAGTTTGGGTAAAACCTTTAAGTGATGGTGATTGGGCTGTAACGTTCCTGAACCGCAGCGATGCCGAAAAGAAAATAAATTTTGATTGGGCAAAACATATCATAAAAGACGATTTAAGCGGTCTTACTGCCGATTTTAGTAATATAGCTTATACTATTAAAAATATTTGGAAAAATAAAAAAGCGAGTACTACTAAAAAAGCATTTAAAGACAAAATAGCTTCTCATGATGTAGTAGCTCTTAGACTTACAAAAAAGAAATAA
- the bglX gene encoding beta-glucosidase BglX, with amino-acid sequence MKQTFLLLAMLTLGSAQAQKNKPMNKEQEIEQKVDALLAKMTLEEKVGQMNQYNGFWDVTGPSPKEGNAALKYEHLRKGWVGSMLTVRGVKEVRAVQKIAVEETRLGIPLIIGFDVIHGYKTLSPIPLAEAASWDMGAIQNSATTAASEAAASGINWTFGPNVDISRDARWGRVMEGAGEDPFLGSKVAEARVKGFQGSNRSDLGSPLTIAACAKHFAAYGFAEAGRDYNTVDISNATLYNTVMPPFKAAKDAGVRTFMNAFNILNGVPATGNSFLQRDILKGKWGFDGFVISDWASIREMIAHGYAEDGAEATLKAVKAGSDMDMESHLYIAELVKLVYEGKVDIALVDDAVRRILRVKYELGLFDDPYKYCDEKREKATIGSKANNESVLDMAKKSIVLLKNENQLLPLKKKGQKIALIGALADDKTSPLGSWRIASDDNTAVSVLEGMQQYKGNELVYEKGADLTVGKTTFLDELVFNTTDRSGFEAAKKAAKEADVVVMVLGEHGFQSGEGRSRTNLDLPGLQQELLEEIYKVNPNVVLVLNNGRPLALPWAAENIPTIVEAWQLGTQTGNAVAQVLYGDYNPSGKLPMSFPRNVGQVPIYYNQHSTGRPINSDNNVFWSHYSDVEKTPLFAFGHGLSYTTFKYGIIQLDKKEYSKGEPVKVSVDITNTGNYDGKEVVQLYIRDIAASLSRPVKELKGFEMVSLKKGETKAVTFTLTDKELGFYNNEGEYLVESGTFKVFVGTSSNNVQETTFKLR; translated from the coding sequence ATGAAACAAACATTTTTATTGTTGGCTATGCTAACCCTAGGTTCGGCACAGGCACAAAAAAACAAACCAATGAATAAAGAACAGGAAATAGAGCAAAAAGTAGATGCGCTCTTAGCTAAAATGACCCTTGAAGAAAAAGTAGGGCAAATGAATCAGTATAATGGCTTTTGGGATGTAACAGGACCATCGCCAAAAGAGGGTAATGCTGCCTTAAAATATGAGCATCTTCGCAAAGGCTGGGTAGGCTCTATGCTTACCGTGCGTGGTGTAAAAGAAGTACGTGCCGTACAAAAAATTGCGGTTGAAGAAACCCGATTGGGCATTCCGCTTATCATTGGTTTTGATGTAATACATGGCTATAAAACATTAAGCCCTATACCCCTTGCCGAAGCTGCAAGCTGGGATATGGGAGCGATACAAAACTCTGCCACCACAGCAGCCTCAGAAGCTGCTGCAAGCGGAATTAACTGGACATTTGGTCCTAATGTAGATATATCTCGTGATGCCCGCTGGGGGCGCGTTATGGAAGGTGCAGGCGAAGACCCATTTTTGGGTAGTAAAGTAGCCGAAGCCCGTGTTAAAGGTTTTCAGGGTAGTAACCGTAGTGATTTAGGCTCTCCTCTTACTATTGCTGCCTGTGCCAAACACTTTGCCGCTTATGGTTTTGCCGAAGCAGGTCGTGATTATAACACTGTAGATATTAGTAATGCCACATTATACAATACTGTAATGCCACCATTTAAAGCAGCTAAAGATGCTGGTGTGCGTACTTTTATGAACGCTTTTAATATACTTAATGGTGTGCCTGCAACAGGCAACAGTTTTTTACAGCGTGACATATTAAAAGGTAAATGGGGTTTTGATGGTTTTGTAATAAGCGACTGGGCATCTATCAGAGAAATGATAGCACACGGCTATGCCGAAGACGGCGCCGAAGCTACACTTAAAGCGGTAAAAGCAGGTTCTGATATGGACATGGAATCGCATCTTTACATTGCCGAATTAGTAAAACTGGTATACGAAGGTAAGGTCGATATTGCTTTAGTAGATGATGCTGTACGCCGCATACTGCGTGTTAAGTATGAGTTAGGATTATTTGACGACCCATACAAATATTGCGACGAGAAGCGTGAAAAAGCCACTATTGGTAGCAAAGCCAATAACGAGTCCGTTTTGGATATGGCTAAAAAATCTATTGTATTACTTAAAAACGAAAATCAATTATTACCACTTAAAAAGAAAGGGCAAAAAATTGCACTTATTGGTGCTTTAGCCGATGATAAAACAAGCCCGTTAGGCAGCTGGAGAATAGCCTCTGATGATAATACCGCAGTATCGGTATTAGAAGGAATGCAACAATACAAAGGTAACGAGCTGGTATATGAAAAAGGTGCTGATTTAACGGTAGGCAAAACTACTTTTCTTGATGAGTTAGTATTTAATACTACAGACAGAAGTGGTTTTGAAGCTGCTAAAAAAGCAGCTAAGGAGGCAGATGTAGTAGTTATGGTACTGGGCGAGCACGGTTTCCAGAGTGGTGAAGGGCGTAGCCGTACTAACCTTGACCTACCGGGATTACAACAAGAACTATTAGAAGAAATATATAAAGTAAATCCAAATGTTGTTTTGGTATTAAACAACGGTCGTCCGTTAGCGCTGCCTTGGGCAGCCGAAAACATCCCTACCATTGTAGAGGCATGGCAATTGGGTACACAAACCGGTAATGCAGTAGCACAAGTACTGTATGGCGATTATAACCCAAGTGGTAAGCTCCCTATGAGTTTTCCGCGTAATGTGGGGCAAGTACCTATCTACTATAACCAACATAGCACAGGACGCCCTATAAATAGTGATAACAATGTATTTTGGTCACATTATAGCGATGTGGAGAAAACACCTCTATTTGCTTTTGGTCATGGGCTTAGTTATACTACTTTTAAGTATGGCATTATACAACTTGATAAGAAAGAATACAGTAAAGGAGAACCTGTAAAAGTAAGCGTTGACATTACCAACACAGGTAACTATGATGGTAAAGAGGTAGTACAACTTTATATAAGAGATATTGCAGCCAGCCTGTCGCGCCCTGTAAAAGAACTGAAAGGCTTTGAAATGGTTTCGCTTAAGAAAGGAGAAACCAAAGCCGTAACCTTTACATTAACCGATAAAGAACTTGGTTTTTATAATAACGAAGGAGAGTATCTTGTAGAGTCAGGTACATTCAAAGTATTTGTAGGGACAAGTTCTAACAACGTACAAGAAACAACTTTTAAATTGAGGTAA
- a CDS encoding sialate O-acetylesterase, whose amino-acid sequence MKNNSLYLFAIITLLITGNAMANITLPAFFADNMVLQRNTTVKIWGWANPKEEITLTASWIKDTYTTTGNNEAYWEIEIPTTKAGGPYTINIKGYNQVTLNNVMLGEVWLCSGQSNMEWTASAGLDNAEAEIAAANYPNIRLFTVGKMSSEYPQLDVKGNWQVCTPETMQYFSAVGYFFAKTLSEDLKNVPIGVINSSWGATAAEVWIPANYIANDHILAEAATKIPQESEWCPTKPGRTYNAMIAPLAGFKIAGVLWYQGETNANSAVYNKTLGGLIESWRTAWADDFSFYYVQIAPFKYEGGEYQGVIVRDAQRRLLNESTNTGMVVISDVSTNEDIHPRNKKPVGERLANLALSKNYKKDKGIVSSPLFESATANGKKITVHFKNNEGLHTKNKKVTLFEVAGEDGVFHPAKAKLKGDTIIVSSKEVKTPKKIRFAWHNVAQADLFNKAGLPASSFMAQIK is encoded by the coding sequence ATGAAGAATAATAGTTTATACCTATTTGCAATAATTACCCTGCTTATAACAGGTAATGCTATGGCAAATATAACCTTGCCCGCTTTTTTTGCAGATAACATGGTATTGCAACGCAATACCACCGTAAAAATATGGGGTTGGGCAAACCCAAAAGAAGAAATTACATTAACAGCAAGCTGGATTAAAGATACCTACACTACTACCGGCAATAATGAAGCCTATTGGGAAATAGAAATACCTACTACCAAGGCCGGAGGTCCTTATACAATCAACATAAAAGGATATAACCAAGTAACATTAAATAATGTAATGCTTGGCGAAGTTTGGTTATGCTCGGGACAATCGAATATGGAGTGGACAGCCAGTGCTGGACTCGACAATGCCGAAGCCGAAATTGCTGCTGCCAATTACCCTAACATACGCCTCTTTACGGTGGGTAAAATGAGTAGTGAATATCCTCAACTTGACGTTAAAGGAAACTGGCAGGTATGTACGCCCGAAACCATGCAATATTTTAGTGCAGTAGGTTACTTTTTTGCTAAAACGCTAAGCGAAGATTTAAAAAATGTACCCATTGGAGTTATCAACTCCAGTTGGGGAGCAACGGCAGCCGAAGTATGGATACCTGCCAATTATATAGCAAATGACCATATATTGGCAGAAGCTGCCACAAAAATACCTCAGGAATCAGAGTGGTGCCCTACTAAACCAGGACGTACCTATAATGCTATGATAGCCCCTCTGGCAGGCTTTAAAATTGCAGGTGTGTTATGGTATCAAGGCGAAACTAACGCAAATTCAGCAGTATATAACAAAACGCTGGGCGGACTAATAGAGTCTTGGCGTACTGCTTGGGCAGATGATTTCTCTTTTTACTATGTGCAAATAGCTCCTTTTAAATATGAAGGTGGCGAATATCAAGGTGTAATTGTGCGCGATGCACAACGCCGTTTACTAAATGAATCTACCAATACTGGAATGGTAGTTATAAGCGACGTAAGTACTAATGAAGACATACACCCTCGCAATAAAAAACCTGTAGGAGAACGCTTGGCTAATTTAGCGTTGAGCAAAAATTATAAAAAAGATAAAGGTATTGTTAGTAGTCCTTTATTCGAAAGTGCTACTGCAAATGGTAAAAAAATAACGGTTCATTTTAAAAATAATGAAGGCTTACATACTAAAAACAAAAAAGTAACACTTTTTGAAGTAGCTGGCGAAGATGGTGTTTTTCATCCTGCAAAAGCTAAACTAAAAGGCGATACTATAATTGTATCTTCTAAAGAAGTAAAAACACCTAAAAAGATACGCTTTGCATGGCATAACGTAGCACAGGCTGACCTTTTCAATAAAGCAGGTTTACCTGCCTCATCTTTTATGGCACAAATAAAATAA
- a CDS encoding RagB/SusD family nutrient uptake outer membrane protein produces MKMNKFLYTYKVLTLVLICTVFTSCSEDFTDRPPEDQISLDNYYTSNAQVESATNGMYSRTWFQFNNKFFYAVAEVGSGNMYTNSSDVNAMRNFSINGSDGELANGWRSLWANVGQANSIINFLSDRVSGDIDPEILDNTIGEAYFMRATAYFYLVRLWGDVPIIENNLDFVDNPIINKNRIEDIYQLIESDYQKATELLYDKVRTANYSTNKRVSKGSAKAMLAKVYLYEKKYTEARQMAEQVINSNEFKLLGGDQLPAKSFGDLFTYPNNDNEESIFALEWITDGNYGSANNCNTQFGISNALVTTSNASYGGVFAPSQDVLDLYEAGDVRRKSTIMLPGDEYPNIKVLLDGATTPAVGFTVPAAEDIGGQGAGAAIKKYCIGIVNGDQTGSVDAWAMMENNTYIMRYADLLLIHAEAIMAGGGSTSDAAALASFNAVRTRAGLAAVTNITFDELFTERRRELCFEGDYWFDLGRLPRAQAIAIMGAQNRGNMFTAEYFTPDESDFYLPYPDNDVAKNPLLLEPPVPYTFE; encoded by the coding sequence ACAGTTTTTACCTCATGCTCCGAAGATTTTACTGATCGACCACCAGAAGATCAGATTAGCTTAGATAATTATTACACTTCTAATGCACAAGTAGAGTCAGCTACAAATGGTATGTATTCTCGTACATGGTTTCAGTTCAACAACAAGTTTTTCTATGCCGTTGCCGAAGTAGGTTCGGGTAATATGTACACTAATTCTAGTGATGTGAACGCCATGCGTAACTTTTCAATTAATGGTAGTGATGGTGAGCTTGCAAACGGATGGCGCTCACTTTGGGCAAACGTAGGTCAGGCAAACTCTATTATCAATTTCCTTTCAGACCGTGTTAGTGGTGATATAGATCCAGAAATACTAGATAATACAATTGGTGAGGCTTATTTTATGAGAGCTACAGCCTATTTTTACTTAGTAAGGCTTTGGGGAGATGTACCTATTATAGAAAACAATCTTGATTTTGTTGATAATCCTATAATCAATAAGAATAGGATAGAAGACATATATCAGTTAATAGAAAGTGATTACCAAAAAGCAACTGAATTACTGTATGATAAAGTAAGAACAGCTAACTATTCGACTAATAAGCGTGTGTCTAAAGGATCGGCAAAAGCAATGCTCGCAAAAGTGTACCTGTATGAGAAAAAATATACAGAGGCTAGACAAATGGCAGAGCAGGTTATAAACAGTAACGAATTTAAGTTACTAGGAGGCGATCAACTTCCTGCCAAATCATTTGGAGATTTATTTACCTATCCTAATAATGATAACGAAGAGTCAATATTTGCATTAGAATGGATAACAGACGGTAACTATGGTTCTGCTAATAACTGTAATACACAGTTTGGTATAAGTAATGCCTTGGTAACTACATCTAATGCTAGTTATGGTGGTGTGTTTGCTCCTTCTCAAGACGTTCTTGACCTTTATGAAGCAGGTGATGTAAGACGAAAATCAACCATTATGCTTCCAGGTGATGAATACCCTAATATAAAAGTATTATTAGACGGTGCAACTACTCCGGCTGTAGGATTTACAGTACCAGCTGCTGAAGATATTGGTGGGCAAGGTGCAGGCGCAGCTATTAAAAAATACTGTATTGGTATAGTAAATGGTGATCAAACTGGAAGTGTAGATGCATGGGCAATGATGGAAAATAATACTTATATAATGCGTTATGCAGATTTATTACTTATTCATGCCGAAGCTATTATGGCAGGAGGTGGTAGTACATCTGATGCTGCTGCACTAGCATCATTTAATGCAGTAAGAACAAGAGCAGGATTAGCTGCGGTTACCAATATTACATTTGATGAGTTATTTACAGAAAGAAGACGTGAGCTTTGCTTTGAAGGTGATTATTGGTTTGACTTAGGTAGATTACCAAGAGCACAAGCAATAGCTATTATGGGGGCACAAAACAGAGGTAATATGTTTACTGCTGAATATTTTACGCCTGATGAGTCTGATTTTTACTTACCATACCCTGATAATGATGTGGCTAAAAATCCTTTATTACTAGAACCACCCGTACCATATACATTTGAATAA